GACACGAGGCGACACCATGCAACAGTATCCCTATCTGGGCATGTGGGTCACGGCCGATGGCCGGATCCGCCAGGAACTGCTGCCCAACGGCCGCTACGACGAAGCGCGCGGATCGCGCCGGAGCGCCTACCAGGGCCGCTACGCGATCGACGGCAACCATATCGACTACTGGGACGATACCGGCTTCACCGCGGACGGCACGTTCGTCGGCCAGGACGAA
This sequence is a window from Xanthomonas sp. CFBP 8443. Protein-coding genes within it:
- a CDS encoding Atu4866 domain-containing protein; its protein translation is MAAASAQTNTPGASPPAVPTRGDTMQQYPYLGMWVTADGRIRQELLPNGRYDEARGSRRSAYQGRYAIDGNHIDYWDDTGFTADGTFVGQDELHHGGMVFHREK